In the Topomyia yanbarensis strain Yona2022 chromosome 3, ASM3024719v1, whole genome shotgun sequence genome, one interval contains:
- the LOC131687385 gene encoding uncharacterized protein LOC131687385, whose translation MAEGQSRGQLLARRNTLLAALGRVEAFVAGYDAQRDHTQVTLRLEYLNGVWNNLETVQAQLEDNETTDEGRAEHAATRASFEPRLFEIKASLISKLPPIPNNRSPVPPHVSSTLSGIKLPTISLPEFNGDYMQWLAFHDTFLALIHLNPEVPDIQKFHYLRAAVKGEAAQLIESIGISSANYVLAWQTLENRYSNDYLLKKRHMQALFDIPRMKKESAASLHGLVDEFERHTKILHQLGEPTDAWSTILEHLLCTRLHDDSLKAWEDHASTVANPDYACLIEFLQRRTRVLESISVNHHTVESASTSGISAHPPKKNHLHSQFRFTSCSSTASLGEKCIACNQSHSVTKCQKFNRISPSERQQLVNSKRLCHNCLKGDHFVRNCPSNFSCRKCNRRHHTLLHSGQSDGSRKNVSEGASSSPGATASTTPSNGSSVVESSTQSTVAATEDVPVVEVSSALQHPREDVFLLTVIVKVIDTYGVEHLARALLDSASQPNLITDRMAQILRLRRQPVNVTVQGAGKLSKPVRESVFVQVHSRTGDFSCGVSFLVMDKVTANLPSQSVSTVGWKIPKGLLLADPSFNESQPIDMVLGARHFYSFFPSAARIQLDRNLPILVDSVFGWIIVGSASTNPPEQTAPTHTTCDAVTVSMFSLEDCLERFWKTEELTTNDNYSIEERRCESLYQSTVSRDSEGRYVVRYPRKPDFDVMLGESRSSAQRRFGYLERRLERDSKLKDEYHQFMREYLSLGHMRLVEADDERNSPTYYLPHHPVIKEASTTTKVRVVFDGSAKTSSGFSLNEALCVGPVVQDDLLNIILRFRTFPVALVGDIAKMYRQVQVHFDDTPLQRILWRFSQHSPVQTYELLTVTYGLGPSSFLATRTLQQLAVDEGDAYPVGGPALKKSFYVDDFICGAETIEEAIRMRVELSELLQKGGFELRKWTSNCLEVLQGLSDDQIGTQSALHFNPHETIKALGISWEPEADYLRFHSQIRSSSEPPTKRSILSDIAKLFDPLGLIAPVVVRAKILMQELWLLSCGWDDPVPEPIKSSWEIYHQELVKISEHHVNRYAFLPSSVIQLHTFADASQAAYGACTYARCEDDQGKVRIQLLASKSRVAPSPSRNKILATGLVAPLKRITIARLELCAAVLAAHLHARIKKAIDVNVSASYFWSDSAVTLQWLRSPPNVWPTFVANRVSEIQQYTNGCQWKHVPGAENPADLVSRGMSVDEFLQSDLWSCAPGWLSLSPQDWPIFIPPGVPAEELELKTTVALTQAVPTVHPWFLRWSSYSRLLHVIGYCMRFVTNTRSKARTQPSPSSIPVDQSLTVAELANAKTFLVRLAKQDGYAAEIKQLEKESAVPKQSHIRRMSPFFDPERVLRVGGRLNLAQLPYQAKHPALIPTNHPFTRLIAEHFHRKLLLLTTIREEFWPPRGRRLVQSVVRNCFRCTRLNPILAQQQIGQLPAQRVIPSRPFSITGVDYAGPLYLRPIHKRAAPAKTYLCLFVCFSTKAVHLELVSDLSTQAFLCALRRFSARRGRPTHIHSDNGKNFEGAKNELAELFARFHNRAEQAEIASVCAEEGITWHLTPPKAPHFGGLWEAAIKIAKKHLYRQLGSSRLTFEAMCTVLTQIEAIMNSRPLLPLSEDPNDLAALTPAHFLVGSSLHALHDPDLMNVPANRLDHYQQLQVHVQQFWSHWKKEYLQELLKDTRGWKRNNEIVPGKMVILVDEMQPPIRWPLARIEAVLPGKDHLARIVLLRTARGIITRPIAKICLLPYSTVASEAEKHPATISDAPTT comes from the exons ATGGCGGAAGGGCAGTCACGAGGTCAGCTGCTTGCACGACGGAACACATTGCTTGCTGCTCTGGGTCGGGTAGAGGCGTTTGTTGCCGGTTACGACGCTCAACGGGACCATACGCAGGTGACATTGAGGCTCGAGTACCTGAATGGAGTATGGAACAACCTGGAGACAGTACAGGCGCAGCTTGAGGACAACGAGACGACCGATGAAGGTAGGGCAGAGCACGCTGCCACTCGTGCATCCTTTGAACCTCGGCTATTTGAAATAAAAGCCAGTCTCATTTCAAAATTGCCTCCTATTCCTAACAATCGGAGCCCTGTTCCCCCACACGTGTCCTCTACTCTCTCTGGTATCAAGTTACCGACGATTTCTTTGCCCGAATTTAATGGAGATTACATGCAATGGCTTGCATTCCATGATACATTCTTGGCGCTCATTCATTTAAATCCGGAGGTGCCGgatattcaaaaatttcactatTTGCGGGCAGCTGTCAAGGGGGAAGCTGCTCAGTTGATCGAGTCGATTGGTATCAGTTCCGCTAACTACGTTTTGGCTTGGCAAACATTGGAGAATCGGTATTCGAATGACTACTTGCTAAAGAAGCGGCATATGCAGGCACTCTTCGACATCCCGCGCATGAAGAAGGAGTCTGCTGCATCACTACATGGGTTGGTTGACGAATTCGAGCGGCATACGAAAATCTTGCATCAACTGGGAGAACCAACCGACGCTTGGAGCACTATATTGGAACATCTGCTGTGTACGCGCCTGCACGATGATTCACTGAAGGCATGGGAGGACCATGCGTCGACGGTAGCGAATCCGGACTACGCCTGTCTCATCGAGTTTCTGCAGCGGAGAACACGAGTGCTAGAATCCATCTCTGTGAACCATCATACAGTAGAATCAGCGTCAACTTCTGGTATTTCAGCTCATCCACCAAAGAAGAATCATCTCCACTCTCAGTTCCGCTTTACTTCGTGTTCATCGACTGCAAGTTTGGGTGAAAAGTGCATCGCCTGCAACCAGTCGCATTCCGTGACGAAGTGTCAGAAATTCAACCGGATTTCACCGAGTGAACGTCAGCAGCTTGTGAATTCCAAACGCCTTTGTCACAACTGCTTGAAGGGTGATCATTTTGTCCGCAATTGTCCTTCAAATTTCAGCTGTCGGAAGTGCAATCGACGTCACCATACGCTTCTTCATTCCGGGCAGAGCGATGGTTCCCGAAAGAACGTTAGCGAAGGAGCTTCCTCTAGTCCTGGTGCAACCGCTTCTACTACGCCATCTAATGGGTCTTCTGTGGTCGAGTCATCTACGCAATCTACGGTGGCTGCTACTGAGGATGTTCCTGTGGTCGAAGTTAGTTCTGCTCTACAACATCCTCGCGAAGACGTCTTTCTTCTCACTGTCATTGTGAAGGTCATCGACACCTACGGTGTGGAACATCTAGCTCGTGCACTTTTGGACAGTGCATCTCAGCCGAATCTCATCACGGATCGCATGGCGCAAATTCTACGATTGCGGCGACAACCCGTGAATGTTACGGTACAGGGAGCCGGCAAGCTATCTAAACCGGTACGTGAATCGGTGTTCGTACAGGTACATTCAAGGACGGGTGACTTTTCGTGTGGCGTCAGCTTTTTGGTGATGGACAAAGTGACGGCAAATCTCCCTTCGCAAAGCGTTTCAACTGTGGGATGGAAGATTCCGAAGGGGTTGCTTCTGGCTGATCCATCCTTCAACGAAAGTCAACCGATCGACATGGTTTTGGGTGCTCGGCACTTCTACTCCTTCTTCCCCAGCGCTGCACGCATTCAGCTTGACAGAAATCTTCCGATTCTGGTCGACAGCGTCTTCGGCTGGATTATCGTTGGCTCGGCTAGCACAAACCCCCCCGAGCAGACTGCTCCTACGCACACCACTTGTGATGCAGTCACTGTTTCAATGTTTTCGCTAGAGGATTGCTTGGAGCGTTTTTGGAAAACCGAAGAGCTGACAACGAACGATAATTATTCGATAGAAGAACGGCGCTGCGAATCTCTGTACCAATCTACCGTTTCTAGAGACTCCGAAGGCAGATATGTTGTACGATACCCCCGAAAACCTGATTTTGATGTGATGCTAGGCGAATCCAGAAGCAGTGCACAGCGACGGTTCGGATATCTGGAAAGACGACTGGAACGAGACTCGAAATTGAAGGACGAATATCATCAGTTCATGCGAGAGTATCTCTCCCTCGGCCACATGCGGCTGGTCGAAGCGGACGACGAACGCAACTCTCCCACCTACTATCTACCTCACCACCCCGTAATTAAGGAAGCAAGTACGACGACCAAGGTCCGGGTCGTGTTTGATGGCTCTGCGAAAACTTCTTCCGGCTTCTCCCTCAATGAAGCTCTTTGCGTTGGTCCCGTGGTGCAGGACGATCTGCTGAACATTATCTTGCGGTTTCGAACCTTTCCCGTTGCTCTCGTCGGAGATATTGCCAAAATGTACAGGCAGGTACAGGTCCACTTTGACGACACACCGTTACAACGCATTCTGTGGCGATTCTCCCAACATTCTCCAGTACAGACGTACGAACTACTGACCGTTACTTACGGCTTAGGTCCATCATCGTTCTTAGCGACACGAACTCTCCAGCAACTAGCGGTGGATGAAGGTGATGCGTACCCGGTAGGCGGTCCAGCATTGAAAAAGAGTTTTTACGTCGACGATTTCATCTGTGGAGCTGAAACAATTGAAGAAGCTATCCGTATGCGAGTAGAGCTGAGCGAACTTCTGCAGAAAGGAGGATTCGAGCTCAGAAAATGGACGTCGAACTGTCTCGAAGTCCTCCAAGGTCTCTCTGATGATCAGATCGGCACGCAATCCGCGTTGCACTTTAATCCCCACGAAACCATCAAAGCACTTGGAATCAGCTGGGAGCCTGAAGCAGATTACCTCCGTTTTCATTCGCAGATTCGATCTAGCAGTGAACCTCCAACGAAGCGGTCTATCCTCTCCGACATCGCCAAGTTATTTGACCCTCTTGGACTCATTGCCCCCGTCGTCGTTCGTGCGAAAATCCTGATGCAGGAATTGTGGTTGTTGTCCTGCGGTTGGGATGATCCTGTTCCAGAACCGATCAAATCGAGTTGGGAAATCTACCACCAAGAGCTGGTGAAAATATCTGAGCACCATGTCAACAGATATGCATTTCTTCCGAGTTCCGTTATACAGCTGCACACCTTCGCGGATGCTTCTCAGGCAGCATATGGAGCTTGTACGTACGCCCGATGTGAAGACGACCAAGGAAAGGTGAGGATTCAACTGCTAGCGTCGAAATCCCGAGTAGCccccag cccctcccgaaacaaaatcctagcTACGGGCCTGGTAGCCCCGCTGAAACGAATCACAATCGCCCGTTTGGAATTATGCGCAGCCGTGCTAGCCGCTCATCTACACGCGCGAATCAAAAAGGCCATCGACGTCAACGTTTCTGCATCGTACTTTTGGTCAGATTCCGCCGTCACTCTACAGTGGTTACGATCACCTCCGAACGTCTGGCCGACCTTCGTCGCAAACAGAGTCTCGGAAATACAGCAGTACACGAACGGATGTCAGTGGAAACACGTTCCCGGAGCTGAAAACCCTGCCGACCTGGTCTCGCGCGGCATGTCAGTCGACGAATTTCTACAAAGCGACTTGTGGAGCTGTGCCCCAGGCTGGTTGTCACTGTCACCACAAGATTGGCCAATCTTCATTCCCCCAGGCGTGCCAGCAGAAGAGCTGGAGTTAAAAACTACGGTTGCACTCACCCAAGCAGTTCCTACCGTTCATCCCTGGTTTCTCCGTTGGTCTTCCTACAGCCGATTACTCCACGTCATCGGATATTGTATGCGATTTGTCACCAACACCCGTTCAAAAGCACGAACCCAACCTTCGCCATCCTCCATTCCGGTCGACCAATCACTTACCGTAGCAGAACTAGCCAATGCCAAAACGTTTCTCGTCCGACTCGCTAAGCAGGATGGATACGCCGCAGAAATAAAGCAACTGGAGAAGGAAAGCGCCGTGCCGAAGCAGTCCCACATTCGCCGAATGAGCCCATTTTTCGACCCAGAGAGAGTGTTGAGAGTGGGAGGTCGTTTAAATCTTGCCCAGTTACCCTATCAAGCAAAGCACCCTGCGCTTATTCCCACCAACCATCCGTTCACTCGACTAATCGCTGAACATTTTCATCGCAAACTGCTGCTGCTCACTACGATTCGCGAGGAATTCTGGCCACCCCGCGGCCGTAGACTGGTTCAAAGCGTAGTACGAAATTGCTTCCGTTGTACTCGTCTTAATCCAATACTGGCCCAACAACAAATCGGTCAGTTACCTGCCCAGCGTGTGATCCCAAGTCGTCCATTCAGCATCACCGGTGTCGACTATGCTGGCCCACTATACCTTCGCCCGATACACAAACGTGCCGCACCTGCAAAGACTTACCTGTGCCTCTTTGTATGCTTTTCAACCAAAGCAGTGCATTTGGAATTAGTCAGTGATTTGTCCACTCAAGCATTCTTGTGTGCCCTGCGACGATTTAGTGCTCGTCGTGGACGGCCCACACACATCCACTCAGACAACGGGAAAAATTTCGAGGGGGCAAAAAATGAGCTGGCTGAACTGTTTGCCAGATTTCATAATCGTGCTGAACAGGCTGAAATAGCTTCTGTGTGTGCCGAGGAAGGGATCACCTGGCATTTGACACCACCCAAGGCACCTCACTTTGGCGGCCTGTGGGAGGCAGCAATCAAAATAGCCAAAAAACATTTGTACCGACAGCTCGGTTCATCTCGCCTTACGTTCGAGGCTATGTGTACCGTACTAACACAAATCGAAGCGATCATGAATAGCCGACCATTGCTTCCACTTTCGGAGGACCCCAACGACCTAGCTGCATTGACACCAGCGCACTTTCTCGTCGGTTCATCACTACATGCCTTGCACGACCCAGATTTAATGAACGTACCTGCCAACAGACTCGACCACTATCAACAGCTGCAAGTGCATGTGCAGCAATTTTGGTCGCACTGGAAGAAGGAGTACCTACAAGAGCTGCTGAAAGATACCCGCGGATGGAAACGCAACAACGAAATTGTTCCGGGGAAAATGGTCATCTTAGTCGACGAAATGCAACCACCGATTCGATGGCCACTTGCCCGCATAGAAGCAGTTTTGCCCGGCAAAGATCATCTCGCACGAATTGTTTTGCTCCGTACAGCCCGTGGCATCATCACTCGTCCGATCGCTAAAATTTGTCTACTACCTTACTCTACGGTGGCATCCGAAGCAGAAAAACATCCAGCAACTATCAGCGACGCACCTACAACCTAA